In a genomic window of Planctomycetaceae bacterium:
- a CDS encoding DUF6605 domain-containing protein, whose amino-acid sequence MYTHPKGNQGPWADVSFDRPYGREAQFTGVVNDPLTVGSGEFLPFEFPLAFWLEKNGYDVTYCSNCDLLSADRGLKCRTFVSIGHDEYWDLRQFHSVTRMRDEGVNLLFFSGNSVCWVTPFRDSADGRANRIIFRGGPYGGDNEYAVNRERDHGPFPHRGPDEGLLMGARNVEPVNGGGDWVVANADHWIFENTDIADGDSIPGLIGWEYHGQPAEIPGLEVVAGGTAWQGGVNPQQWTATIYPGPKDNFVFNAATIFWAQGLSSPPGHTLPWSHWSRPHGPDDRVQQITRNLFDRATKRR is encoded by the coding sequence ATCTACACTCACCCCAAAGGAAATCAGGGGCCGTGGGCGGATGTCAGCTTTGATCGTCCCTACGGAAGAGAAGCCCAGTTTACGGGCGTTGTGAATGATCCATTGACCGTTGGGTCGGGCGAGTTTCTGCCATTCGAATTTCCGTTGGCGTTCTGGCTGGAGAAGAATGGCTACGATGTCACGTATTGTTCGAACTGCGACCTGCTAAGCGCGGACCGCGGCCTGAAGTGCAGGACCTTCGTCAGCATTGGCCATGACGAATACTGGGATCTGCGGCAGTTTCACAGTGTGACCAGAATGCGAGACGAGGGCGTCAATCTGCTCTTCTTCTCGGGGAACAGCGTCTGCTGGGTGACCCCATTTCGGGATTCCGCCGACGGTCGTGCCAATCGAATTATTTTTCGGGGCGGTCCCTATGGCGGAGACAACGAGTACGCGGTGAATCGGGAACGGGACCATGGACCGTTCCCACATCGTGGTCCGGATGAAGGACTGCTGATGGGTGCTCGCAACGTGGAGCCCGTTAACGGTGGAGGAGACTGGGTCGTCGCGAATGCCGACCACTGGATTTTTGAAAATACTGATATTGCTGATGGCGATTCCATCCCCGGACTCATTGGGTGGGAATATCACGGGCAGCCAGCAGAAATTCCGGGACTGGAAGTTGTTGCCGGAGGAACGGCATGGCAGGGGGGCGTGAATCCACAGCAATGGACGGCCACGATCTACCCCGGTCCCAAAGACAACTTCGTTTTCAATGCGGCCACTATTTTCTGGGCTCAGGGCTTGAGCTCGCCTCCCGGACACACGCTTCCCTGGTCACACTGGAGTCGCCCCCATGGCCCTGACGATCGCGTCCAGCAAATCACCAGAAATCTGTTCGACCGGGCGACCAAAAGGAGGTAA
- a CDS encoding PQQ-binding-like beta-propeller repeat protein: MPKRTRPSLVTHICSVCLTFFLTAGVVRGEWPEHRGNVQRTGFVVQLIKSRSWNPGWMLSDFNSPVPAWPEAARGSLWQRLDKIEPRVTDDYGNVPLIVTDDHGQQRVLVASSANDRLICVNGKDGSQVWEFVAQAPIRFAPSVTQGVAFLAADDGHVRAIRITDGAVLWDVKIGPDMPWIPGNQRLISPHPVRTSATVIDGLVYACAGLFPGQGVYAVALQATDGSIVWRRRIDQSPQGYLVGTDDDRFIVPSGRGTPFLMDALNGQRLEKLPSPGGSFCMLTPDAFFAGPGNLKRVESFPRTSGMALRTTDQGKPQMLPFGGRAVAAGSGKIWIADGRQLICYNTARILNQQDEAVEWTVDCQLDQTLIVSGTDQTMRLFVADQNQVLVFDALTGKQLTSTTLESTDEQIMYLAVSGQQETNNHQTDPLPIHKELLVATTSSGRIYCWHGSDRAADPSENTPALKSAAESDNTDSLWTSNSRLEVETSVVEDDQTLTAVGQYLDLLPVDAGLVLVTADSEGKLCRSLAKQSRFQIINVVRHRQNFQLCQCLLHQHGLYGNRVTVRHVPDDQPLPFATGIFNAVIQINPADRTRQELTRLLVPGTGWLFPAQESPISAPGSDDVGVWRHQYGSPANEAAAQDAAIGTATDFQLHWFGGVGPRRMPDRHLRGPAPLAAGSALIMQADERLIGVDPANGFERWQLDLPKDSMRYVTPFDCGYCCLTKDGRTLYAATSESIWKVDALRGQVTDTLPMPEIEASNIWGSLRFGYLAECNQALLVTCMKSSAPRLALDPVQARLSYSDQDYNSQRPLVCSRLFARLTPDGTVSWNYVRGTIVNSSITAVETPSRVLFVEGRSDACLQHESDRIPLPVIMQDAFLVCLDADTGQTIWEQRIEWPEAKNMLFTQTDGELVTLVSSASNEQTETAGYQIRVHQLQSGELVWQAQHQHIRKGLYHGEQIHHPVILRQPDQDPLLVVEPYLYDLKTGVRLVPTGAEQDWSLRRPGHSCGSLSGAGQCLFFRATNPTFLNLHSPQPDSYSSLAPSRPGCWINIIPAHGRLLIPEASASCVCNFPLQTSMAFTPGTPVLLDDVEVTSTASASVD; encoded by the coding sequence ATGCCCAAACGGACTCGGCCGTCGCTGGTCACACACATATGTTCTGTTTGTCTGACGTTCTTTCTGACCGCAGGCGTTGTTCGCGGTGAATGGCCTGAACATCGCGGCAATGTGCAACGGACTGGCTTTGTTGTTCAGTTGATTAAATCGCGAAGCTGGAACCCCGGCTGGATGCTTTCTGATTTCAACTCACCCGTTCCCGCATGGCCAGAAGCAGCTCGCGGCAGTTTGTGGCAGCGGCTGGACAAGATCGAACCACGCGTCACAGATGATTACGGAAATGTGCCGCTGATTGTCACTGACGACCATGGGCAGCAGCGGGTTCTGGTTGCATCCTCTGCCAACGATCGACTGATCTGCGTTAATGGCAAAGACGGATCACAGGTCTGGGAATTTGTGGCTCAGGCTCCCATCCGTTTCGCTCCCTCAGTCACGCAGGGCGTGGCTTTTCTGGCAGCCGACGACGGACATGTACGAGCTATTCGGATAACCGATGGAGCTGTCCTCTGGGACGTCAAAATCGGGCCGGACATGCCATGGATTCCTGGAAATCAGCGACTGATCAGCCCTCATCCCGTCCGAACATCAGCCACCGTAATCGACGGTCTGGTTTATGCCTGTGCCGGGTTGTTTCCGGGACAAGGCGTGTATGCTGTGGCATTGCAGGCCACCGATGGCAGCATCGTCTGGCGACGCAGAATTGACCAGTCTCCGCAGGGCTACCTGGTTGGCACTGACGACGATCGATTTATCGTGCCGTCCGGACGCGGTACCCCTTTTCTGATGGACGCACTGAATGGCCAGCGGCTGGAGAAACTTCCATCTCCTGGCGGCTCGTTCTGCATGCTGACACCCGATGCATTCTTTGCAGGACCCGGCAATCTAAAACGTGTCGAATCATTTCCGCGCACCAGCGGAATGGCTTTACGAACCACGGATCAGGGAAAGCCGCAGATGCTGCCATTCGGCGGCCGCGCGGTGGCTGCTGGTTCCGGAAAAATCTGGATCGCCGATGGCAGGCAACTGATATGCTACAACACCGCCCGAATTCTGAATCAGCAGGATGAAGCTGTTGAATGGACCGTTGACTGCCAACTGGACCAAACGCTGATCGTATCGGGCACAGACCAAACAATGCGACTGTTTGTGGCAGATCAAAATCAGGTACTTGTATTCGACGCGCTGACCGGAAAGCAGCTGACCTCCACCACACTCGAAAGCACCGATGAGCAAATCATGTATCTGGCAGTTTCCGGTCAACAGGAAACTAACAACCATCAAACGGATCCACTTCCAATCCACAAAGAACTGCTGGTTGCGACCACAAGCTCCGGTCGCATCTATTGCTGGCATGGCTCAGACAGAGCTGCAGATCCCTCCGAAAATACCCCGGCACTTAAAAGTGCCGCAGAATCTGACAATACAGATTCACTCTGGACCAGCAATTCGCGCCTGGAGGTGGAAACAAGCGTCGTGGAAGATGATCAAACCCTGACCGCTGTTGGTCAGTATCTGGATCTGCTTCCGGTGGACGCCGGATTAGTTCTGGTGACTGCTGATTCTGAAGGCAAACTGTGCCGATCTCTGGCCAAGCAATCGCGGTTTCAAATCATTAATGTCGTGCGTCACCGGCAGAATTTTCAGCTGTGTCAATGCCTTCTGCATCAGCATGGTTTATATGGCAATCGTGTGACTGTACGGCACGTTCCTGATGATCAACCCTTGCCGTTTGCGACAGGCATCTTCAATGCTGTCATTCAGATCAATCCTGCTGATCGTACGCGGCAGGAACTAACGCGGCTGCTTGTCCCTGGCACCGGCTGGCTGTTCCCTGCACAGGAATCTCCGATCTCGGCGCCAGGCTCTGACGATGTCGGAGTTTGGCGACATCAGTATGGTTCGCCGGCCAACGAAGCCGCCGCTCAGGATGCAGCGATTGGTACAGCCACTGACTTTCAACTGCACTGGTTTGGCGGTGTGGGACCACGAAGAATGCCGGACCGCCACCTGCGCGGACCTGCTCCACTGGCAGCGGGTTCGGCATTGATCATGCAGGCCGACGAGCGTTTAATCGGCGTGGATCCGGCAAACGGATTCGAGCGGTGGCAACTGGATCTGCCGAAAGATTCGATGAGATATGTGACACCTTTTGACTGTGGTTACTGCTGCCTGACAAAAGATGGAAGAACTCTGTACGCCGCCACATCAGAATCCATCTGGAAAGTCGACGCCCTCCGCGGTCAGGTGACTGACACACTACCAATGCCGGAAATCGAAGCCTCCAATATATGGGGCTCGCTGAGATTTGGTTATCTGGCAGAATGCAACCAAGCCCTGCTGGTCACGTGCATGAAATCGTCTGCGCCGCGGCTGGCGCTGGATCCCGTACAGGCTCGGCTGAGCTACTCCGACCAGGACTACAACTCGCAACGACCTTTGGTCTGCAGTCGCCTGTTCGCGCGGCTGACTCCGGACGGTACTGTCAGCTGGAATTATGTCCGCGGCACGATCGTCAATAGTTCCATCACCGCCGTAGAGACACCTTCACGCGTTCTGTTTGTCGAAGGTCGCAGCGATGCGTGTCTGCAGCATGAATCCGACCGCATACCGCTGCCTGTGATCATGCAAGATGCGTTTTTGGTCTGCCTGGACGCCGACACCGGACAGACCATCTGGGAACAAAGAATCGAATGGCCCGAAGCAAAGAACATGCTGTTCACTCAGACCGACGGCGAACTGGTCACCCTTGTTTCGTCAGCGAGTAACGAACAGACAGAAACTGCCGGGTACCAGATTCGAGTACATCAACTGCAGTCCGGCGAACTGGTATGGCAGGCTCAGCACCAGCACATCCGCAAAGGCCTGTACCACGGCGAACAGATCCACCACCCGGTGATCCTGCGGCAACCTGATCAGGATCCGCTGCTGGTGGTTGAGCCGTATTTGTACGATTTGAAGACGGGCGTTCGCCTAGTACCCACGGGCGCAGAACAGGACTGGTCCCTGCGCAGACCTGGTCACAGTTGCGGCAGTCTTTCCGGCGCTGGCCAGTGTCTGTTCTTTCGAGCCACCAATCCCACTTTTCTGAATCTTCACTCGCCCCAGCCAGACAGTTATTCATCGCTGGCCCCCAGTCGACCGGGTTGCTGGATTAATATCATTCCTGCACACGGGCGATTATTGATTCCGGAAGCCAGCGCCAGCTGCGTCTGCAACTTTCCTCTTCAAACGTCCATGGCTTTTACGCCCGGCACCCCTGTTCTCCTGGACGATGTTGAAGTCACCAGCACCGCATCAGCCAGCGTCGATTAA
- a CDS encoding DUF1559 domain-containing protein, with product MKLIARRTGFTLIELLVVIAIIAILIALLLPAVQQAREAARRTQCRNNLKQLTLAIHNYHDVYSRTPLHMHRAAHDYGGNGNSGNLSWYFGLLPFVEEANAYNFLPSSITGAGYSWTGIVNGTTPLGQMARVQMGTFLCPSESETNANVPGLANFSYVANAGPPRHLALPNAGVSTRSRGFISHSRMSPGGPGTANCSGTLLAGSNNSIRFRDITDGLSNTAAISESLVNDGGGNHRDKRRNLYYTGSGMIQTPGASIRDVVRDGLANHVNWRDWGQYKGLNWLYTSSWEKHLYNHVFPPNTISIPGYNTDWFRCSEADGAITPSSNHVGGVQISLADGSVRFISDSIDIDTWWALGTRGDGENISDF from the coding sequence ATGAAACTTATAGCCAGACGAACCGGTTTCACGCTGATCGAATTGCTGGTTGTTATTGCAATCATTGCGATTCTCATTGCTTTATTACTTCCTGCTGTACAGCAGGCTCGTGAAGCAGCTCGGCGGACACAGTGTCGCAATAACCTGAAGCAGCTGACTCTGGCCATACATAATTACCATGACGTTTACAGCCGAACTCCCCTGCATATGCATCGAGCGGCTCATGATTACGGCGGCAACGGCAATTCCGGCAATTTGTCCTGGTATTTCGGCCTGCTGCCTTTTGTGGAAGAGGCCAACGCTTACAACTTTCTGCCTTCGTCCATCACCGGGGCTGGCTATTCGTGGACAGGCATTGTGAATGGCACAACTCCGCTTGGTCAGATGGCGCGAGTTCAAATGGGCACGTTCCTTTGTCCCAGCGAAAGTGAAACCAACGCAAACGTTCCAGGCCTGGCAAATTTCAGTTACGTGGCCAATGCCGGACCGCCTCGACATCTGGCACTGCCAAATGCCGGCGTTTCCACACGATCGCGGGGCTTCATCTCACACTCTCGCATGAGTCCCGGTGGACCGGGTACGGCCAACTGCAGCGGAACGTTGCTCGCCGGTTCCAATAACTCCATTCGTTTTCGTGACATCACCGATGGTTTGTCCAATACAGCCGCAATCAGCGAAAGCCTTGTCAACGACGGTGGCGGAAATCATCGCGACAAACGCCGAAACCTGTATTACACGGGATCAGGCATGATCCAGACACCGGGAGCATCCATTCGAGATGTTGTTCGCGACGGACTGGCCAATCATGTAAACTGGCGTGACTGGGGTCAGTACAAGGGCCTGAACTGGCTTTATACGAGTTCGTGGGAAAAGCACCTGTATAACCACGTGTTTCCTCCTAATACTATTTCAATTCCCGGTTATAACACCGACTGGTTTCGATGCAGCGAAGCTGATGGCGCCATTACACCGTCCAGCAATCATGTCGGCGGTGTCCAGATTTCCCTGGCTGATGGTTCAGTGCGATTCATTTCTGACAGCATCGACATTGATACCTGGTGGGCATTGGGGACTCGCGGCGACGGAGAAAACATCTCCGACTTCTAA
- a CDS encoding endonuclease/exonuclease/phosphatase family protein produces the protein MFRNSASAGTVLLLIVAALPGGAFECGAAANGMDGGAFETLPKEFPGSKSDWYGFERSEFEVDGRPVIVVAPKTEAEGRPWVWHGEFFGHKPAPDIELLHRGFHIVYMRVPDMLGAPKAVEHWNALYAELTGRYGFAKKAALVGLSRGGLYCYNWAIANPDRVACIYADAAVCDFKSWPGGKGTGKGSPRDWKLVMDVYGFSSEQEALDYRGNPVDQLKPLAEAGVPLLHVYGDADDVVPWDENTGIVAERYRAMNGDITLIAKPGVNHHPHGLDDPTPIVEFIERHSRLRNKGDSGSLRLRVLCYNIHHAEGVDGRLDVERIARVIQSERPDLVSLQEVDQTVDRTDKVNQPDELARLTGYRVLFGANIELQGGHYGNAILSRWPAAQHTNHLLPCLENGEQRGILDASFRLPTESTVRLLATHFDHRPNHAERELSAQFANDLLSGNSKQPTILAGDLNAVLESKTLATLLTQWQSTTGTDPLATIPVSEPNRQIDFILFRPASAWHLIECRVLPEAVASDHRAIMAVIELKPLNSLVH, from the coding sequence ATGTTTCGAAACAGTGCCTCCGCAGGAACTGTCCTGCTGCTCATTGTTGCTGCGTTGCCTGGTGGGGCATTCGAATGCGGTGCTGCAGCGAATGGGATGGATGGCGGAGCCTTCGAGACTCTGCCCAAAGAGTTTCCCGGTTCGAAATCCGACTGGTATGGTTTCGAACGATCCGAATTCGAAGTGGACGGTCGGCCGGTGATTGTCGTTGCTCCCAAGACGGAAGCTGAAGGGCGTCCGTGGGTTTGGCACGGCGAATTCTTTGGACACAAACCTGCCCCGGATATCGAACTGCTGCACCGGGGATTCCATATCGTCTACATGCGAGTTCCCGACATGCTGGGAGCCCCGAAGGCAGTCGAGCACTGGAATGCTTTATACGCAGAACTGACTGGTCGGTATGGCTTCGCAAAGAAGGCGGCTCTGGTTGGGCTCAGCCGTGGCGGGCTGTACTGCTACAACTGGGCGATCGCAAATCCTGATCGAGTTGCCTGCATTTACGCCGACGCAGCGGTCTGTGATTTCAAGAGCTGGCCAGGCGGCAAAGGTACCGGAAAAGGCAGCCCTCGCGACTGGAAGCTGGTTATGGATGTCTATGGCTTTTCATCCGAGCAGGAAGCTCTCGACTACAGGGGCAACCCGGTTGACCAACTTAAGCCGCTGGCTGAAGCCGGTGTTCCGCTGCTGCATGTTTACGGTGATGCCGATGATGTTGTCCCGTGGGACGAAAACACGGGAATCGTCGCAGAGCGTTACAGGGCGATGAATGGTGACATCACACTGATCGCCAAGCCTGGAGTCAATCATCATCCACATGGTCTGGACGATCCCACGCCGATTGTCGAATTCATTGAACGACACAGTCGACTGCGAAACAAGGGTGACTCAGGAAGTCTGCGCCTTCGTGTGCTGTGTTACAATATCCACCATGCCGAAGGAGTGGATGGCAGGCTGGATGTTGAACGCATCGCACGAGTCATCCAGTCTGAACGTCCGGATCTTGTATCTCTGCAGGAGGTTGATCAAACGGTTGATCGAACCGACAAGGTCAATCAGCCGGATGAACTTGCTCGCCTGACGGGCTATCGAGTTCTCTTTGGAGCCAACATTGAGCTTCAGGGCGGACATTATGGGAATGCGATCCTTTCGCGATGGCCGGCTGCGCAGCACACGAACCACTTGCTGCCTTGTCTGGAAAACGGTGAGCAAAGAGGCATTCTGGATGCGTCATTTCGGTTGCCTACCGAGTCAACCGTGCGACTTCTGGCGACGCATTTTGATCACCGACCGAATCATGCCGAACGCGAATTATCGGCGCAATTTGCAAATGACCTGCTGAGCGGGAATTCCAAGCAGCCAACCATTCTCGCGGGCGATCTGAACGCAGTGCTCGAAAGCAAAACGCTTGCGACTCTGCTGACTCAATGGCAATCCACAACCGGCACCGATCCGCTCGCAACAATCCCCGTCTCTGAACCGAATCGTCAAATCGACTTCATCCTCTTCCGGCCCGCCTCCGCGTGGCACCTCATCGAGTGCCGAGTTCTTCCGGAAGCAGTTGCATCCGATCACCGAGCCATCATGGCTGTGATCGAGCTGAAGCCATTGAATTCATTAGTTCACTGA
- a CDS encoding DUF493 domain-containing protein: MLNLPSVELLESRHNFPCVFVFKVIGNTSDNFHARVVSIIRDEMQLEADPPHSYRAARNGKHISVTVEPVCESAQQVLAIYGRLTGMDGLVMLL; the protein is encoded by the coding sequence ATGCTGAACCTACCAAGTGTTGAGTTGCTGGAATCGCGGCACAACTTTCCCTGCGTCTTTGTGTTTAAAGTCATAGGAAATACGTCCGACAACTTCCACGCCCGAGTTGTTTCGATCATTCGGGATGAAATGCAACTGGAGGCTGATCCGCCGCATTCGTACCGCGCTGCCCGAAACGGAAAGCATATCTCAGTGACCGTAGAACCCGTTTGTGAATCGGCTCAGCAGGTTCTGGCGATTTACGGCAGGCTTACCGGGATGGACGGCCTTGTGATGCTGCTTTGA
- a CDS encoding transposase, with protein MGRPKRLAPGGWVYHVLNRANARMPIFTKDEDFIAFETVLQEAVARTGTRLLSYCLMENHWHLVVWPQEDDELSRFVGWLTLTHTQRWHAHRKSTGSGHVYQGRFKSFPVQDDGHLLTVCRYVERNALRANLVKRADDWRWSSLYRWSSGTAAEKNLLSAWPVRRTAGWLEHVNSPQTDAELAALRRSVNRGSPFGDETWATKATRKLGLEITTRPQGRPRVK; from the coding sequence ATGGGACGACCAAAACGATTAGCTCCGGGTGGTTGGGTTTATCATGTGCTGAACCGTGCGAACGCGCGGATGCCGATCTTCACGAAGGATGAAGACTTCATCGCGTTTGAGACGGTGCTTCAGGAAGCTGTTGCCCGGACGGGGACTCGGCTGCTTTCGTATTGCCTGATGGAAAATCACTGGCACCTGGTGGTGTGGCCTCAGGAAGATGATGAGTTGTCTCGCTTTGTTGGCTGGCTGACACTGACTCACACGCAGCGTTGGCACGCGCATCGCAAATCGACGGGGTCAGGGCACGTCTACCAGGGGCGATTCAAATCCTTCCCGGTGCAGGACGATGGTCACCTTCTGACGGTCTGCCGGTATGTGGAACGCAATGCTTTGCGTGCGAATCTGGTGAAGCGTGCGGACGACTGGCGCTGGAGCAGTCTGTATCGCTGGTCGTCGGGAACGGCGGCAGAAAAGAACCTGCTGTCGGCATGGCCTGTGCGGCGAACTGCTGGCTGGCTGGAGCATGTCAATTCGCCTCAGACGGACGCCGAACTCGCGGCCCTGCGTCGCAGCGTCAATCGAGGCTCACCGTTTGGAGACGAAACATGGGCAACCAAAGCGACTCGAAAACTGGGCCTCGAAATCACCACCCGCCCCCAGGGACGACCAAGAGTCAAATAA
- a CDS encoding DNA-formamidopyrimidine glycosylase family protein produces MPEGDTILRTAINLRKVLPGREIVAATGRRELMEPESLDGRMVCHIEARGKHLLIHFDDARVLHSHMGMTGSWHIYRHDSRWQRPVSHAVFTMKNSDWVVVCFTPKMIKLITNRELMRDSYLQRLGPDILGPPIADDVVIARFRTQDVITIGEAVMNQTVVCGIGNIYKSEILFAERIHPLTRVGELSDDQLIRIRDRAVDLMRKNIYTDERRTRMRGDGFEFWAYGRNGEPCLVCGTRMELIRQGDLARTTCFCPECQHVIARESPSPPRS; encoded by the coding sequence ATGCCGGAAGGCGACACGATCCTGAGGACAGCGATCAATCTGCGCAAGGTTCTTCCGGGGCGAGAAATCGTCGCGGCAACCGGGCGACGAGAGCTCATGGAACCCGAGTCGCTCGACGGTCGGATGGTCTGTCACATTGAAGCCCGTGGAAAACATTTGCTGATACATTTTGACGACGCTCGAGTGCTGCATTCACATATGGGGATGACTGGTTCCTGGCATATCTATCGCCACGATAGTCGATGGCAACGCCCCGTTTCTCATGCAGTGTTCACTATGAAGAATTCGGACTGGGTGGTTGTCTGTTTCACGCCCAAAATGATCAAGCTAATCACCAACCGGGAACTGATGCGGGATTCATACCTTCAGCGACTCGGCCCGGATATCCTTGGCCCTCCCATCGCGGATGACGTTGTCATCGCCCGCTTTCGAACCCAGGATGTGATCACCATTGGCGAAGCCGTGATGAATCAAACGGTCGTGTGTGGTATCGGCAACATCTATAAGTCAGAGATCTTGTTTGCTGAACGCATCCATCCTCTGACTCGAGTGGGTGAACTTTCGGACGATCAATTGATTCGAATCCGAGATCGCGCAGTTGATCTGATGCGAAAGAATATTTACACAGATGAACGGCGAACCCGGATGCGAGGCGATGGATTCGAGTTCTGGGCGTATGGCCGAAATGGTGAACCCTGCCTTGTCTGCGGGACTCGCATGGAACTAATTCGACAGGGCGATCTCGCACGAACGACCTGCTTCTGTCCGGAATGTCAACACGTCATCGCCCGCGAATCGCCATCCCCGCCGCGATCGTGA
- a CDS encoding DUF6605 domain-containing protein, translating to MNQIDLRAICVIAIFIVLPESAPTLVAQQSDHPNPVVIENRLPGARDWQLTRVRLDAGGFRSPWIEGYCSRQSVKAGEQIDIMVSTNPVRKFSVEFFRMGYYQGRGARLMKTVESVPGAIQPDPEIGDKNLRECRWRPSLSLTIPEDWLSGVYLGRLTTIPEGSESYWQSYIVFIVTDDRPADVLFSVQTTRGRHTIDGRITFPSTLTPKEIRGRGRMSALIVPTEEKPSLRAL from the coding sequence ATGAACCAGATTGATCTCCGTGCCATTTGCGTAATTGCAATATTTATCGTGTTGCCTGAGTCTGCTCCTACGCTCGTCGCTCAACAGTCGGACCATCCGAACCCGGTGGTTATAGAGAATCGTCTTCCCGGGGCCAGGGACTGGCAGTTGACCAGAGTTCGACTTGATGCAGGTGGCTTCCGATCCCCCTGGATTGAAGGATATTGCTCGCGCCAGAGCGTAAAAGCGGGCGAGCAAATTGACATCATGGTGTCGACGAATCCGGTGCGAAAGTTTTCCGTGGAGTTCTTCCGGATGGGATATTATCAAGGCCGTGGGGCGCGGTTGATGAAAACCGTTGAATCGGTACCGGGGGCCATTCAACCCGATCCCGAGATTGGCGACAAGAACCTGCGAGAGTGTCGTTGGCGACCATCGCTTTCGCTCACCATCCCGGAAGATTGGCTGAGCGGCGTTTATCTCGGACGACTGACAACAATTCCTGAGGGCTCAGAGTCCTACTGGCAGAGCTATATCGTCTTTATTGTCACGGATGACCGTCCTGCTGACGTTTTGTTCAGTGTTCAGACAACACGTGGCAGGCATACAATCGATGGCCGGATAACTTTTCCATCTACACTCACCCCAAAGGAAATCAGGGGCCGTGGGCGGATGTCAGCTTTGATCGTCCCTACGGAAGAGAAGCCCAGTTTACGGGCGTTGTGA